The Castanea sativa cultivar Marrone di Chiusa Pesio chromosome 11, ASM4071231v1 genome contains a region encoding:
- the LOC142616309 gene encoding uncharacterized protein LOC142616309, whose amino-acid sequence MAIPVRYSRKPHERREKAFRVMLMADFCKRLYIIWMVFSLSLSSFARGSNHYDLKALDAFIHRHANDILGQPRTGFLYNIPLPANFSGMEVSVIRLRRGQFWAKGANISFFHIPSRIWPMPYVERLAILYQNFGNWSSYYYNVPGYRLVAPVVGFLAYDSMHSGMIGIHKLKFNGLKDPIAVQFSHHVLEGKNVTPKCVKFSADGSFKLQNMSKSYVCHSLGPGHFSVVVPNEEENRLKFWVLGIGLGCVGLVLLGVVVVVIFRVVRKKKIRKMEKQSEKGVAIDTFWIGETKMPSASMIRTQPALENEYVP is encoded by the coding sequence ATGGCCATCCCCGTCCGCTATTCAAGAAAACCACATGAAAGACGGGAAAAGGCTTTCCGGGTTATGTTGATGGCCGACTTCTGCAAAAGATTGTACATCATATGGATGGTATTTTCGctatcattatcatcatttgCTCGAGGATCAAATCACTATGACCTTAAGGCTCTAGATGCTTTTATTCATCGTCATGCAAATGACATTCTAGGACAGCCTCGTACAGGCTTTCTTTACAACATTCCTCTCCCTGCTAACTTCTCTGGCATGGAGGTTTCAGTTATTAGACTCAGAAGAGGGCAATTTTGGGCTAAAGGAGCTAATATTAGTTTCTTTCATATCCCATCAAGGATTTGGCCAATGCCTTACGTTGAAAGGCTAGCCATACTATATCAGAACTTTGGCAATTGGTCTTCTTATTACTATAATGTGCCTGGTTATAGGTTGGTTGCGCCCGTTGTCGGATTCCTGGCTTATGATTCTATGCATTCAGGAATGATAGGCATACATAAGCTCAAGTTCAACGGCCTGAAGGACCCCATTGCAGTTCAGTTTTCTCATCATGTGCTAGAAGGAAAAAATGTGACACCAAAATGTGTCAAATTTAGTGCTGATGGGTCGTTTAAATTGCAGAACATGAGTAAGTCTTATGTTTGTCATTCACTAGGTCCAGGTCATTTTTCGGTTGTTGTTCCGAATGAAGAAGAGAATAGATTGAAATTTTGGGTGCTGGGAATAGGGCTGGGATGTGTTGGATTGGTTTTATTGGGTGTGGTTGTGGTGGTCATTTTCAGAGTggtaaggaagaagaagatcaGGAAAATGGAGAAGCAATCTGAGAAAGGGGTGGCTATTGATACATTCTGGATAGGAGAAACAAAAATGCCTTCTGCATCAATGATTAGAACGCAGCCAGCCCTTGAGAATGAATATGTTCCCTGA
- the LOC142614604 gene encoding uncharacterized protein LOC142614604: MIVFRILKPNPLASSVESWSHQFLQKCGVSKTAKGKDKMKSGQVLKRTRTNTKKGTVATESPKPGKGFERQDRLEQLCLNAPTPIRYLNPRERAREAQREKLGLISKERQRELDILKKQNSKKGSKKDKEVFQEIMGTPGLDLISLGIVDADSVPKYQLTAEDGKRLAKEYSRVLMRRHRARQAAESTLLRLKREAIEALPEDLRAAALVPDLTPFPANRFMATLTPPIEGYIDKVMEAAKKSSGKEKMR; this comes from the coding sequence ATGATCGTGTTTCGAATCCTAAAACCCAACCCCCTAGCATCATCAGTGGAATCATGGAGCCACCAATTCCTCCAAAAATGCGGCGTCAGCAAAACCGCAAAGGGAAAGGACAAAATGAAATCAGGCCAAGTCTTGAAGCGAACAAGAACCAACACCAAAAAAGGCACCGTCGCTACTGAATCACCCAAACCCGGAAAAGGGTTCGAGAGACAAGACCGATTGGAGCAACTATGTCTCAACGCTCCCACTCCCATTCGCTACTTAAACCCCAGAGAAAGAGCACGCGAAGCTCAGAGAGAGAAATTGGGACTCATCAGCAAAGAGCGCCAGCGCGAGCTGGATATCCTGAAGAAGCAGAACAGCAAGAAGGGTTCCAAGAAGGATAAGGAAGTGTTTCAGGAGATCATGGGGACACCCGGCTTGGACCTCATTTCGCTTGGGATTGTGGATGCTGATTCGGTTCCCAAATATCAGCTCACTGCTGAGGATGGCAAGCGGTTGGCCAAGGAGTATAGTCGGGTTTTGATGAGGAGGCATCGCGCGAGGCAGGCCGCTGAGTCTACCCTTCTTAGGTTGAAGAGAGAGGCCATTGAGGCGCTGCCGGAGGACCTTAGAGCTGCTGCATTGGTACCCGACCTTACTCCCTTCCCTGCCAATCGCTTCATGGCCACATTGACTCCTCCGATTGAAGGCTACATTGATAAGGTCATGGAAGCCGCAAAGAAGAGCAGTGGCAAGGAGAAGATGAGATGA
- the LOC142615019 gene encoding GDSL esterase/lipase At4g01130 gives MKLWLPKIFVIRCWQFLLLVVIVTMFCCFSLNHSKCDFEAIFNFGDSNSDTGGFWAAFPAQSGPFGMTYFNRPTGRASDGRLIIDFLAQGLGLPFLSPYLQSIGSNYRHGANYATLASTVLLPNTSLFVTGISPFSLAIQLNQMKDFKTKVDEFHRSSSSYGTESTKLPSQEIFGKSLYTFYIGQNDFTSNLAAIGIGGVKQYLPQVVSQIAGTIKEVYGLGGRAFLVFNLAPVGCYPAFLVERPNNSSDVDEFGCVISYNNAVVDYNNMLKETLTQTGEALSNASLIYVDTHSVLLQLFRHPTSYGLRYGTKACCGHGGGTYNFDPNLYCGNTKVINGSTVTATACSDPKNYVCWDGIHTTESANKIIAQATLNGSYFDPPFPLHQLCDIHSIG, from the exons ATGAAGCTCTGGTTACCGAAGATCTTTGTTATTAGATGTTGgcaatttttgttattagttgTGATTGTAACAATGTTTTGTTGCTTTAGCTTAAATCATTCAAAATGTGATTTTGAGGCAATTTTCAACTTTGGTGACTCGAATTCAGACACCGGTGGGTTTTGGGCAGCTTTTCCGGCACAGTCTGGTCCCTTTGGCATGACTTACTTCAACAGACCTACTGGTCGGGCTTCTGATGGAAGGCTCATTATTGATTTCTTGG CACAAGGTCTAGGATTGCCATTTTTAAGCCCATATTTGCAATCAATTGGATCAAATTATAGACATGGGGCCAACTATgcaacattggcttcaacagTCCTCCTTCCAAACACTTCATTATTTGTTACCGGTATTAGCCCCTTTTCCCTGGCCATTCAGCTCAACCAAATGAAGGATTTCAAGACCAAAGTTGATGAATTCCATCGCTCCTCCTCCTCGTATGGAACAG AATCGACGAAACTTCCTTCACAAGAAATTTTCGGAAAATCTCTCTACACATTTTACATTGGTCAAAATGATTTCACTTCCAACTTAGCTGCTATAGGAATAGGTGGAGTGAAACAGTATCTCCCTCAAGTGGTCTCCCAAATTGCTGGCACCATCAAG GAGGTATATGGCTTAGGAGGGCGTGCATTTCTAGTGTTCAATCTTGCACCAGTGGGTTGCTATCCAGCATTTTTGGTGGAGCGTCCTAACAACAGTTCAGACGTTGATGAGTTTGGATGCGTTATCTCTTACAACAATGCAGTGGTGGACTATAACAACATGTTGAAGGAGACACTAACACAAACTGGGGAAGCTCTCTCAAATGCTTCCCTCATATATGTGGACACTCATTCTGTGTTGCTACAGCTCTTCCGGCATCCTACTTCTTATG GGCTTCGATATGGTACTAAAGCATGTTGTGGACATGGAGGTGGCACCTACAATTTTGACCCTAATTTATACTGTGGGAACACCAAGGTGATTAATGGGAGCACTGTGACCGCAACAGCTTGTAGTGACCCAAAGAACTATGTTTGCTGGGATGGAATACATACCACAGAATCAGCGAACAAGATTATTGCACAGGCAACTCTAAATGGCTCTTATTTTGATCCTCCTTTTCCATTGCACCAACTCTGTGACATCCACTCTATAGGCTGA